The Moorena producens PAL-8-15-08-1 genomic interval ATCGGTAATTGCTAGTTGCTAATTGTAATTACTCCCAAGTCATTACCCATCACCCATTACAAAAAAAACGTTCAATTCCATAATTGACGTACTGATTATTCAAGACTTATGGTTTGGTTAGTTATCTAGTTAGTCACCGGTTGAGTTCCAATTTCATAAGGAAGACTATCTCAGCTATCTATCTCAGCTATCTATTATCTATCTCAGCTGTATATCTCAGCTATCTATCTCAGCTATCTATTATCTATCTCAGCTGTATATCTCAGCTATCTATCTCAACTATCTATCTCAACTATCTATCTCAACTATCTATCTCAACTAGAAGACGCTGCTGGCTAGTTTAAAATTAGTCAATAGCATTCATTCAGGGTTGCCAACACCTTTAAAAAGGGTGTTAAATCTACTACTACTTCTAAAATTAACTGTATGACTGTCTTAGATTATTATAGTAAACTTGACTCTAGAAAGCAATGGCTGAACATCACTAAACAATGGATCCAAGGGATTATAGGAAGAAAAGTAGAACAGTACTATACCCCTCTAGTGATCCGACAGCTGCCAGGAAAAGGTTGTAAGTTATTGCTTCTGGAAAGAAACACACCGGGAGCTGTCAGCACATGGCGATTTAACTGTGAGCTGCTCCAAAGACAATACTTGCTAATTACTCTAGATAACCTAGCGGATTTAGATAGGTATTTCCAGAGAAGCAATCGCCAAAGAAAACCAGGTAACACCAGAAGAGAAATTGTTAATTTACCGATTAGGAACGTCTCTCATCGCATCGGTATTAGCCTAATTGACCCCTTCAAAAACCAAGAGTGGATTGGGGTATGGGATTTAAACCTAATCGACGATTGGTCAACTTATCACGCAGAAGATTATAAGGCAGAGCAACTAGTGTTATACCTCGGTCGTCGCCTGATTAGTTCCTATGAGTTTATGCCCGACTTTTTTGAGCAACAGATTACAGAAAAGCAATGGTGGCAACAGCGTATTATGACTTTGTGTAAAGCAGATTTTACCAAAGATCACGATATTAATATTACAGCACTGTCAGAAACAAAACCACTGTCAGTAACAAAACACAGGTCAAACTTAATTGAGTTCAGAAGAAAAGTAGGATGAGCTGATCCCTACTTGACTACGTTAACCTAGTTAACTTTTACGGCACTCAGCAACTGATTTATTACTGACGGTTAAGGGTTAAGGGTTGAGGGTTGAGAGTCAACCCTCAACCGCCACAAAGATGGTGACAGCCCCTTCTAGTCAAGCCAGTTCGAACAGATGGCTCAAACCTCTTGTAGTTGTCTTAGCTACATGGTATAAAATGCTACAGATTTCAAAAACGGGGTGTGTTCAGGAGTGATTGCTCAGTCAGCTGCGGTTGACTGGTGCAGAAGCGATTGCTCCTGTTTTTTTTTCTGATCAAACGGACACAGTTGACTTGCTTTTCCCTACCTAATATCTTGTCAGGATAATTATCCTGTCTTGATGCAGCGCGGTCATGGGGGTTTCCCCCATGACCGCGCTGCATCGCTTAATAAAAATCTCCCGTTTCTCCCGTTTCTCCCCATCTCCCCATCTCCCCATCTCCCCACACCTCCCACCCTCCCCTTAATAGCAGACTTGATATAACTCCCCTTGCTCTGCCTGACCAATGCGGGTGTTCGGTGATCCAGTATGGGTAGTGAGCAATGCGCTAGAGTAGGATAGATAGGGTAATTGAGATTAATTAACGGCGTAAGGAACGCCGACAGAAGGATGAGCTCTTGGCGCGATCGCTTAAATAAATTTGGTGGCAAAACTAGATTTGTAGTTTTTCGTTTGTTTGTACACTTAGCTGGTTCAGAAGTAACACCCTTGTTGGGGGTACTCAATCGTGCGGCACGGGAGGCCGTTGACTCAGACGGGGATTTGAAGGTTTTAGGGGAAGAACTGGTAGCAATTTGTCAAAACCTGCTACAGCTACAGATCTACTGGCAATCCGCAGCGAATGAAGGGGATGTCTTCTGGAAGGAAGGAGAAGCTGGGGACTACGTTAATGAACTGTTTACTGACTCAGCTGGCCGCTATCTGTCTGAACCAGATTTCAGTACACCCTTACCTGACAACGAACCTTTATCCATACCTGTGACCCAAAACGTAATTGTTATGATCACAGTAGCCTACGAAGGGGAAGTTCCTGAACTAGAAACTAACCTAGCTAGTGTTGAGTACCTAGAAGCAGGTCTAAAGGCATTGATTAATCTCCACTATCAGGAAAGTTTGCAAGCTATTCAGGTTCACTTCTCTCCAGCACAGTTGGGTGATGAACTGACTGATGAGCAAATTTTACTTAATTTCCCGGAACTGGTTCCCCTGTAATCAGAATAAAATAGGTTAACAAAATATAGTGTTATAGTTTTCACTATCAGGTGATGGGGTGATGGGGTGATGGGGTGATGGGCAAGACGAACGAAAAATCTTCCCCAAATTGTCTTATTAAAAATTAACTAGCCCATAGCAAAGCGCGATTAGACAATAGTGATTGAAGAGAACAATAGTGATTTAAGAAAACTTTTTTAAGTATATGTTACGTACAATTGCGATTTTTGTTCTATCTCTAACCCTATGTTGGACTACAGTAGGGTGTGGTTCTCCTAACTCAAGCCAATTGCCGCCGAATCGGGGTGGGAATACATCCTTTACTCCGACTCGGTTGAGTGATGGGAAATATCCCGTACAACAGGCAACCTACGATGATGTTAATGGGGTATATACCCTGATGGTACTCAATACTCCTGCGGGTAGTCCACCAGTGTTTCGGAGCAGGGATTTGCAGATGGCACGTCTGACTGATGAGCAGGTTGCTGCTGGGGAAAATACCTATCTGAGTATTGATGACAATCAGCCGGTGATGTACCTAACTCAAGACTTCCGGATTGAATATGTCCACAATGTCACTGAGACTAGACCTAATCCTCAAACTGGTCAACAAGAAACAGTAATCGTGCGTCAGCAATCTAGTTTCTGGGCTCCCTTTGCTGGTGCTTTGGCTGGTCAAGCTATAGGTAGTATGCTATTTCGACCTCAATACTATGTTCCACCAGTTTATCAACCAGGAGGAGTTCTGACTGGTTATGGTGGATATGGTAACAGCTATAGTCAAGCAGTGAACCGATATGAAACACGGTACAAATCACCGCCACCCGTGGTTAAAAATACTCGCTCTTTCCGCACGACTGGTAGCTTAAGAAAATCTCCTGCAGCTA includes:
- a CDS encoding DUF1517 domain-containing protein, producing the protein MSSWRDRLNKFGGKTRFVVFRLFVHLAGSEVTPLLGVLNRAAREAVDSDGDLKVLGEELVAICQNLLQLQIYWQSAANEGDVFWKEGEAGDYVNELFTDSAGRYLSEPDFSTPLPDNEPLSIPVTQNVIVMITVAYEGEVPELETNLASVEYLEAGLKALINLHYQESLQAIQVHFSPAQLGDELTDEQILLNFPELVPL